A stretch of Roseovarius sp. M141 DNA encodes these proteins:
- a CDS encoding IS1595 family transposase, with product MSLKQATNISQHAFRQFLDRIIQLTPRQIEDLLSRAHDVRQRRAALAEIETRTEQERKCPHCNEERRQKWGQTRTGVQRYRCDCCLRTYSGLTGTEICGLHRHDLFLEVIRNMLSDTPLSCRKLAARLGLTKDTIWRWRMIILESLAEACDKDFSGVVEVDETYQRESRKGSREWANHAANSNQYPAPPRPQWYVYRSGRIKMARGLSQWQIPLLTVMDRGGRRLFAPIANRRNRTIEIALAPIIPDDAVLCSDGLRPYRSFCKKHSLTHYEVSNKLGKRVVAGAFHIQNVNALHARYDAFIRPFCGPATKYLYRYLRWFLLRAKIKPEAAFQSILAAT from the coding sequence GTGTCATTGAAGCAAGCCACGAATATCAGCCAGCACGCGTTCCGTCAGTTCCTCGATCGGATCATCCAGCTTACCCCGCGACAGATTGAGGATCTGCTTTCGCGGGCGCACGATGTCCGCCAGAGGCGGGCTGCATTGGCAGAAATAGAAACACGAACAGAACAAGAACGCAAGTGCCCACATTGCAACGAAGAGAGGCGCCAGAAATGGGGACAAACGCGAACCGGTGTGCAGCGTTATCGCTGCGACTGCTGTCTGCGAACTTACTCTGGTCTCACCGGAACCGAGATTTGCGGACTGCACCGGCACGATCTTTTCTTGGAGGTTATCCGGAATATGCTGTCGGACACGCCTCTCTCGTGTCGCAAACTCGCCGCGCGTCTCGGACTTACAAAAGATACGATATGGCGGTGGCGGATGATTATTCTGGAATCACTTGCAGAGGCTTGCGACAAGGATTTTAGCGGCGTTGTGGAGGTCGATGAGACCTATCAGCGAGAAAGCCGGAAAGGCTCTCGTGAGTGGGCAAATCACGCGGCTAACTCCAACCAGTATCCCGCTCCACCTCGGCCGCAGTGGTATGTTTATCGCAGCGGACGGATCAAGATGGCGCGCGGCCTCTCGCAGTGGCAGATCCCCTTGCTGACTGTGATGGATCGGGGCGGCAGGCGTCTCTTCGCACCGATCGCAAACCGCCGAAACCGGACAATCGAAATCGCCCTGGCACCGATCATTCCAGATGATGCGGTGCTATGTAGCGATGGCTTGAGACCATATCGCTCTTTCTGCAAAAAGCACAGCCTCACACACTACGAGGTCTCGAACAAACTTGGGAAACGGGTTGTCGCCGGCGCGTTCCACATCCAGAACGTCAATGCGTTGCACGCGCGATACGATGCTTTCATTCGACCGTTCTGCGGACCAGCGACGAAATATCTCTACCGCTATCTGCGCTGGTTCCTCCTTCGCGCCAAAATCAAGCCCGAAGCCGCCTTTCAGAGCATCCTCGCAGCAACCTGA
- a CDS encoding ABC transporter substrate-binding protein, which produces MLKGKFTRYLAAAAVAALMTGTSVAEAAGVLTIGRREDGTTFDPIATAQNIDFWVFSNVYDVLVRVDKSGTKLEPGLAESWTVSEDGTEYTFKLREAKFSDGTDITSEDAKFSLTRIRDDASSLWSDSYQIIESMETPDEHTLVVKLSGPSAPFMASLAMPGASILSKAGMEEMGAEAYAERPIGSGAFSVEEWLRGDRVILTKNPHFWEADRVSLDGVEWISIPDDNTRILKVQAGEIDAAIFVPFARIEDLKTDPNLKVLLDQSTREDHLLINHEHGALAQKEVRQALDMAIDKQAIVDAVTFGIGEVAYSYIPKGSLYHYADNLQRPYNPEKAKQMLADAGASDLTLDYLVRAGDQVDEQIAVLLQQQLGLAGITVNLRKMDPSQTWDMLVAGEYDISVMYWTKDVIDPDQKTTFVLGHDSNQNYMTRYNNPEVKDLVAAARVEMDEAKREAMYVDLQKMAKEDVNWIDLYYSPYRNVAQSNIEGFFQNPLGRFFLEDTVKN; this is translated from the coding sequence ATGCTGAAAGGTAAATTTACCCGCTATCTAGCCGCCGCAGCCGTTGCCGCGTTGATGACAGGTACCAGCGTCGCCGAGGCCGCAGGCGTGCTGACGATTGGTCGGCGCGAAGATGGCACGACCTTCGATCCTATTGCGACGGCTCAGAATATCGACTTCTGGGTATTCTCGAACGTCTATGACGTGCTGGTGCGCGTTGATAAATCCGGCACCAAGCTAGAGCCGGGCCTGGCCGAAAGTTGGACCGTGTCCGAGGACGGTACCGAATATACCTTCAAGCTGCGCGAAGCCAAATTCTCGGACGGTACGGACATTACTTCGGAGGACGCCAAGTTTTCGCTGACCCGCATCCGCGACGATGCAAGCTCGCTCTGGAGCGACAGCTATCAGATCATCGAGAGCATGGAGACACCTGACGAACATACGCTGGTGGTCAAGCTGTCCGGCCCGTCGGCGCCGTTCATGGCCTCGCTCGCAATGCCGGGTGCATCGATCCTGTCCAAGGCCGGGATGGAGGAAATGGGCGCCGAGGCCTATGCGGAGCGCCCTATCGGATCGGGCGCGTTTTCGGTCGAGGAGTGGCTGCGCGGTGACCGCGTGATCCTAACGAAAAACCCGCATTTCTGGGAGGCGGACCGCGTCAGCCTGGACGGGGTGGAGTGGATATCTATCCCCGACGATAACACGCGTATCCTGAAGGTTCAGGCAGGCGAGATCGACGCGGCCATCTTTGTGCCTTTCGCACGGATAGAGGATCTGAAAACCGATCCGAACCTGAAGGTGCTGTTGGATCAATCCACGCGCGAGGATCATCTGCTGATCAATCACGAACATGGCGCGCTGGCCCAGAAAGAGGTGCGCCAGGCGCTGGATATGGCCATCGACAAGCAGGCGATCGTTGACGCCGTCACCTTCGGCATCGGCGAGGTGGCGTATTCCTACATCCCCAAGGGATCGCTTTACCACTATGCGGACAACCTTCAGCGACCCTACAACCCCGAGAAAGCCAAGCAGATGCTGGCAGACGCGGGCGCCAGTGATCTTACCTTGGATTATCTGGTCAGGGCCGGCGATCAGGTTGACGAACAGATTGCCGTCCTTCTTCAGCAGCAACTGGGCCTCGCGGGTATAACCGTCAATCTGCGCAAGATGGATCCCAGCCAGACATGGGATATGCTGGTCGCGGGTGAATACGATATCTCCGTGATGTATTGGACCAAGGATGTGATCGATCCCGATCAAAAGACCACCTTCGTTTTGGGCCACGATTCAAACCAGAATTATATGACCCGCTACAATAACCCGGAGGTCAAGGATCTGGTGGCAGCGGCCCGTGTTGAAATGGACGAGGCCAAGCGCGAGGCGATGTATGTCGACCTGCAGAAGATGGCCAAAGAGGACGTCAACTGGATCGATCTCTATTACAGCCCCTATCGCAACGTGGCCCAGTCAAATATCGAAGGGTTTTTCCAGAACCCGTTGGGCCGCTTTTTCCTTGAAGATACGGTGAAAAACTGA